One region of Aurantimonas sp. HBX-1 genomic DNA includes:
- a CDS encoding polyhydroxyalkanoic acid system family protein: MAETIKVDIPHKLGRTAARTRIDEGFGRLRQEMLGGMVKFEDTWNGDHLDFKARVMGQTVTGRLDVLDEAVHVEVDLPMMLAAIAEKLKGKLRKEGQILLEKK, translated from the coding sequence ATGGCCGAAACGATCAAGGTCGACATTCCCCACAAGCTCGGGCGCACCGCGGCGCGGACGCGCATCGACGAGGGCTTCGGCAGGCTGCGTCAGGAAATGCTCGGCGGCATGGTCAAGTTCGAGGACACCTGGAACGGCGACCATCTCGACTTCAAGGCCCGCGTCATGGGCCAGACCGTGACCGGCCGGCTCGACGTGCTGGACGAGGCGGTGCATGTCGAGGTCGACCTGCCGATGATGCTCGCCGCCATCGCGGAAAAGCTGAAGGGCAAGCTCCGCAAGGAAGGCCAGATTCTGCTCGAGAAGAAATAG
- a CDS encoding rod-binding protein translates to MTIAPLKYPGPMAPTAAAAKPAAAPAGRAADVAADFSAALDAVGAPAGAGASMSRPIAPLVAHKSRVAPPLEQFEGFVLRSFVESMLPSEASSYFGSGTAGEVWRSMMAEEIGNELARGGGIGIAASIAGHRGGDAMQGDDAALNDMLRDSDVARAGAARLDTTR, encoded by the coding sequence ATGACGATAGCGCCCCTGAAATATCCCGGCCCGATGGCGCCGACCGCGGCAGCCGCGAAGCCGGCCGCCGCGCCCGCCGGCCGGGCCGCGGACGTCGCCGCGGATTTCTCCGCAGCACTGGACGCCGTCGGAGCACCCGCAGGCGCCGGGGCCTCGATGTCCCGCCCGATCGCGCCGCTCGTCGCCCACAAGTCGCGCGTCGCGCCGCCGCTGGAGCAGTTCGAGGGCTTCGTGCTGCGCAGCTTCGTGGAATCGATGCTGCCGAGCGAGGCCTCGAGCTATTTCGGCAGCGGCACCGCCGGCGAAGTCTGGCGGTCGATGATGGCCGAGGAGATCGGCAACGAGCTCGCCAGGGGCGGCGGCATCGGCATTGCCGCCTCCATCGCCGGCCACCGCGGCGGCGATGCGATGCAGGGCGACGATGCCGCCCTGAACGACATGCTCCGCGACAGCGACGTCGCGCGGGCCGGCGCTGCGCGCCTCGACACAACCAGATAG
- a CDS encoding D-alanyl-D-alanine carboxypeptidase family protein, with the protein MSVSLKAQCGKAHVRAVAALMRAVQRATLGAVVALALIASAGTQAAAFETTAPTGILVDFGTGRVLFEKEADKTIAPASLVKLMTVAVIFDELRKGTISRDDRFTVSEYAWRTGGAASGGSTMFLPLNSEVSVDDLIKGIIIQSGNDATIVAAEGIAGSVDAFAAKMNALGKQIGLTGSQFANPHGLPDPDQYVTVRDLAKLAEYLIRTFPEEYPLFSEESFTFNGITQRSRNPLLALGADGLKTGHTSEAGYGLVASAQRDGRRIILAISGMQSADERAREARRLMEYGLQDFEEVVLIEAGEPVGEAVVRGGVAPTVAMTAEEELRLLVPRGSLADVKRVVVDNGPVEAPVAAGQRLGWVRFERGEETLREVPLHAAQPVEQAGLLQRIREALSEHLTWR; encoded by the coding sequence GCGCGGTTGTGGCGCTGGCGCTGATCGCTTCCGCCGGCACGCAGGCGGCGGCGTTCGAGACCACCGCTCCCACCGGCATTCTGGTCGATTTCGGCACCGGCCGCGTTCTCTTCGAGAAGGAGGCCGACAAGACGATCGCGCCGGCGAGCCTCGTCAAGCTGATGACCGTGGCGGTGATCTTCGACGAATTGCGCAAGGGCACGATCTCGCGCGACGATCGCTTCACGGTCTCGGAATATGCCTGGCGCACCGGCGGCGCCGCCTCCGGCGGCTCCACCATGTTCCTGCCGCTGAACTCGGAGGTCAGCGTCGACGACCTGATCAAGGGCATCATCATCCAGTCCGGCAACGACGCGACGATCGTAGCGGCCGAGGGAATCGCCGGATCGGTCGACGCCTTCGCGGCGAAGATGAACGCGCTGGGCAAGCAGATTGGCCTCACCGGCTCGCAATTCGCCAATCCGCACGGCCTGCCCGATCCCGACCAGTACGTCACCGTCCGCGACCTCGCCAAGCTCGCGGAGTACCTGATCCGGACCTTCCCGGAAGAGTATCCGCTGTTCAGCGAGGAGAGCTTCACCTTCAACGGCATCACCCAGCGCAGCCGCAACCCGCTGCTGGCGCTGGGCGCCGACGGGCTGAAGACCGGCCACACCTCCGAGGCCGGCTACGGCCTCGTCGCCTCCGCCCAGCGCGACGGCCGCCGCATCATCCTCGCCATCAGCGGCATGCAGAGCGCCGACGAGCGCGCCCGCGAGGCTAGACGCCTGATGGAGTACGGCCTGCAGGACTTCGAGGAAGTGGTGCTGATCGAGGCTGGCGAACCCGTCGGAGAGGCGGTGGTGCGCGGCGGGGTGGCGCCGACCGTCGCGATGACCGCGGAGGAGGAATTGCGGCTGCTGGTGCCGCGCGGCAGCCTCGCCGACGTCAAGCGGGTCGTGGTCGACAACGGCCCGGTCGAGGCGCCCGTCGCAGCCGGCCAGCGGCTCGGCTGGGTCCGCTTCGAGCGCGGCGAGGAGACGCTGCGCGAGGTGCCGCTGCACGCCGCCCAGCCGGTCGAGCAGGCGGGGCTGCTGCAGCGGATCCGCGAGGCGCTCTCCGAGCACCTGACCTGGCGATAG
- a CDS encoding DEAD/DEAH box helicase produces the protein MTHTDFQAFGLADTLLSALARLDISQPTPIQAQAIPAVMEGRDVLGIAQTGTGKTAAFALPVINAILEKGGRPMPKTPRALILTPTRELASQIAQNVKAYTAGTKVSHHVIFGGVSIRPQIDAMRRGVDIVIATPGRLLDLVDQRAISLTDVRHVVLDEADRMLDMGFVRDVMKIVGMLPKQRQSLLFSATMPRSIADLAAKILTNPVRFEVTPEVVTVEKIQQSVYLVPQKAKKLWLIEALSKPEFTKVVIFTRTKHGANKLSEDLGKAGIEAGAIHGNKSQAARQKALATFHSGKTGVLVATDIVARGIHVDDISHVVNFDLPEEPESYVHRIGRTARAGKSGAAIALVDPSERSKLRSIERLTGITFDVVQTDFLGNIDLAAEPTRPARTGRPPNRSGKPQGQRRDGQKPGGQRPAGENRNRNADPKGAGRGNRRQGRGGGGRPQAATA, from the coding sequence TTGACCCATACCGATTTTCAGGCGTTCGGCCTCGCCGACACGCTTCTCTCGGCGCTTGCGCGCCTCGACATCAGCCAGCCCACCCCGATCCAGGCACAGGCGATTCCCGCCGTGATGGAAGGCCGCGACGTTCTCGGCATCGCCCAGACCGGCACCGGCAAGACCGCGGCCTTCGCGCTGCCGGTGATCAACGCCATTCTCGAGAAGGGTGGCCGGCCGATGCCGAAAACCCCGCGGGCGCTGATCCTCACCCCCACCCGCGAGCTCGCCTCGCAGATCGCCCAGAACGTGAAGGCCTATACGGCCGGCACCAAGGTCAGCCACCACGTCATCTTCGGCGGCGTCTCCATCCGTCCGCAGATCGACGCGATGCGCCGCGGCGTCGACATCGTCATCGCGACGCCCGGCCGCCTGCTCGACCTGGTCGACCAGCGCGCCATCTCGCTGACCGACGTCCGCCACGTCGTCCTCGACGAGGCCGACCGCATGCTCGACATGGGCTTCGTGCGCGACGTCATGAAGATCGTCGGCATGCTGCCGAAGCAGCGCCAGTCGCTGCTGTTCTCGGCGACCATGCCGCGTTCGATCGCCGACCTCGCCGCCAAGATCCTGACCAACCCGGTCCGTTTCGAAGTGACGCCGGAAGTCGTCACCGTCGAGAAGATCCAGCAGAGCGTCTATCTGGTGCCGCAGAAGGCCAAGAAGCTCTGGCTGATCGAGGCGCTGTCCAAGCCGGAATTCACCAAGGTGGTGATCTTCACCCGCACCAAGCACGGCGCCAACAAGCTGTCCGAGGATCTCGGCAAGGCCGGCATCGAGGCCGGCGCGATCCACGGCAACAAGAGCCAGGCCGCGCGCCAGAAGGCGCTTGCGACCTTCCATTCGGGCAAGACCGGCGTGCTGGTCGCGACCGACATTGTCGCCCGCGGCATCCATGTCGACGACATCAGCCACGTGGTGAATTTCGACCTGCCGGAAGAGCCGGAAAGCTACGTCCACCGCATCGGCCGGACGGCGCGTGCCGGCAAGTCCGGCGCGGCGATCGCGCTGGTCGATCCGTCCGAGCGCTCGAAGCTGCGCAGCATCGAGCGGCTGACCGGCATCACCTTCGACGTCGTCCAGACCGACTTCCTCGGCAATATCGACCTCGCTGCCGAGCCGACGCGCCCGGCCCGCACAGGCCGGCCGCCGAACCGTTCGGGCAAGCCGCAGGGCCAGCGCCGCGATGGCCAGAAGCCGGGCGGCCAGCGTCCGGCCGGCGAGAACCGCAACCGCAACGCCGACCCCAAGGGTGCCGGTCGCGGCAATCGCCGCCAGGGCCGCGGCGGTGGCGGACGCCCGCAGGCAGCGACCGCCTGA
- a CDS encoding flagellar protein FlgN encodes MNIALAKAVDRLEDILAAETAALDSGTSIDLAEITGRKNQSLLELTRLAKSVPADRDPLLDQRLGRLREVVEANRRMLELHVRASHDISTLIARSIAEAESDGTYSASLGRRDASR; translated from the coding sequence TTGAACATCGCGCTCGCCAAGGCCGTCGACCGGCTCGAAGACATCCTCGCCGCGGAGACCGCCGCGCTCGACAGCGGCACGTCGATCGACCTCGCCGAAATCACCGGCCGCAAGAACCAGAGCCTGCTGGAACTCACCCGGCTCGCCAAGAGCGTCCCGGCGGATCGCGATCCGCTGCTCGACCAGCGGCTCGGCCGCCTCCGGGAGGTCGTCGAGGCCAACCGGCGCATGCTCGAACTGCACGTGCGCGCCAGCCACGACATCTCCACGCTGATCGCCCGTTCGATCGCGGAAGCCGAATCCGACGGCACCTACAGCGCCTCGCTCGGCCGCCGGGATGCCTCCCGGTGA